In the genome of Candidatus Ruthia magnifica str. Cm (Calyptogena magnifica), one region contains:
- a CDS encoding class I SAM-dependent methyltransferase, whose product MEIRTRNRCEITKSENLEILHTLRNFPVYMGCTKQLQKEDLVADMTWVIFKNSGLIELKELIPLNILYPENHAGAVGKIWDNHHNAFAKFLSYYNPNSLIEIGGAHGILSKKYQDINSSNWTIVEPNPILASGVKVNLIKCFFDDTFIFEDDYDTIVHSHVFEHIYEPDAFIKYLSKLMKDGKKLIFSIPNMKVMLERKYTNCINFEHTIFLTEPYVEYLLAKHGFKIDKKEYFMDDHSIFYGTIKDSSVQPIQLNDSLYEENKKLYLDYILYHEVLVHNLNKRIENSTTKIYLFGAHVFSQYLIAFGLNTSKMVCLLDNDPNKQGKRLYGTDMQVASPEILKNIENPMVILKAGVYNNEIKKDILKNINHNVRFME is encoded by the coding sequence GTGGAAATAAGAACTAGAAATAGATGCGAAATTACAAAGAGTGAAAATTTAGAAATTTTGCATACTTTGAGAAATTTTCCAGTTTATATGGGGTGTACTAAACAATTACAAAAGGAAGACTTGGTTGCTGATATGACTTGGGTTATTTTTAAAAATTCAGGATTGATTGAATTAAAAGAATTGATTCCTTTAAATATACTATATCCTGAAAATCATGCAGGGGCTGTAGGAAAAATATGGGACAATCATCATAATGCATTTGCTAAATTTTTAAGTTACTATAATCCAAATAGTTTGATTGAAATTGGAGGGGCTCATGGGATTTTATCAAAAAAGTACCAAGATATTAACAGCTCAAATTGGACCATTGTAGAACCAAATCCTATTCTAGCTAGTGGAGTAAAAGTCAATCTTATAAAATGTTTTTTTGATGATACTTTTATATTTGAAGATGATTATGACACAATAGTACATTCCCATGTATTTGAACATATTTATGAACCAGATGCTTTTATAAAATATTTATCTAAGCTCATGAAAGATGGAAAAAAATTAATTTTTAGTATTCCAAATATGAAAGTGATGTTAGAGCGAAAATATACAAATTGTATTAACTTTGAACATACAATTTTTTTAACAGAGCCTTATGTTGAATATCTACTTGCTAAACATGGGTTTAAAATAGATAAAAAAGAATATTTTATGGATGATCATAGTATTTTTTATGGCACTATAAAAGATTCATCTGTACAACCTATTCAATTAAATGATAGCCTATATGAAGAAAATAAAAAACTATATTTAGACTATATTTTATATCATGAAGTATTAGTACATAATTTGAATAAAAGAATAGAAAATAGCACCACTAAGATTTATTTGTTTGGTGCTCATGTATTTTCTCAATACCTAATAGCCTTTGGCTTAAATACTAGTAAAATGGTTTGCCTATTGGATAATGATCCAAATAAACAAGGTAAAAGATTGTATGGCACAGATATGCAAGTTGCATCACCAGAAATTTTAAAAAATATTGAAAATCCCATGGTGATACTTAAAGCTGGCGTTTATAACAATGAAATAAAAAAAGATATTTTGAAAAATATTAATCATAATGTAAGGTTTATGGAGTAA
- a CDS encoding cupin produces MELVTTKKPWGKEDLLEKNEKYVFKKLTMYKGHACSLQYHEIKTETVYLLIGSLKVYIGDKIDELDEVVMKPNSYLTLYPFKIHRMEALEDSIYFEISTPELKDVVRLQDRYKRD; encoded by the coding sequence ATGGAACTGGTAACTACAAAAAAACCATGGGGAAAAGAGGATCTTCTAGAAAAAAATGAGAAATATGTGTTTAAAAAACTAACAATGTATAAAGGGCATGCATGCAGTTTACAATACCATGAGATAAAAACTGAAACAGTGTATCTTTTAATTGGGAGTTTAAAAGTATATATTGGAGATAAAATAGACGAACTTGATGAAGTTGTTATGAAACCAAATAGTTATCTAACTCTCTATCCATTTAAAATTCATAGAATGGAAGCATTGGAAGATAGTATTTATTTTGAAATCTCAACGCCAGAATTAAAAGATGTTGTTAGACTACAAGATAGATATAAACGAGATTAG